From the Bacillus carboniphilus genome, one window contains:
- a CDS encoding Rha family transcriptional regulator has translation MKNLVFIENGKALTDSLTVAEVFEKQHKNVLRDIKELECSVEFRRLNFEPTTYRNHQNRKLDKVLITQDGFTFLAMGYTGKIAAQFKEAYIREFRRMEETLKQPRVLSDKEQLMASMKLTIESVENIKKLDTRMDQLETKVDSQITLDYGEQRRVQKSVAKKVYSLTSDPIERKSLFAECYRDLKDRFGVGSYKDIRRNDKDKALKYINAWIPRVDAS, from the coding sequence ATGAAAAATTTAGTGTTTATCGAAAATGGAAAAGCGTTAACAGACAGTTTGACAGTTGCCGAGGTGTTTGAAAAGCAACACAAAAACGTACTTAGGGATATTAAGGAATTGGAATGCAGTGTTGAATTTAGACGGCTCAATTTTGAGCCTACCACATATAGGAATCACCAAAATAGAAAGCTGGATAAAGTGTTAATCACTCAAGATGGATTCACATTCTTGGCTATGGGTTACACAGGAAAAATAGCAGCGCAATTTAAAGAAGCCTACATAAGAGAGTTTCGCAGAATGGAAGAAACACTAAAACAACCTCGCGTCCTTAGTGATAAGGAACAATTAATGGCATCCATGAAACTAACAATAGAATCAGTCGAGAACATCAAGAAATTAGACACTCGAATGGATCAACTAGAAACAAAGGTTGATAGCCAAATCACCTTAGACTATGGCGAACAACGAAGAGTACAGAAAAGCGTTGCTAAAAAGGTTTACAGCTTAACAAGTGATCCGATTGAAAGAAAATCCTTATTCGCAGAATGCTACAGGGATTTAAAAGATCGCTTTGGAGTAGGGAGCTACAAGGACATAAGACGCAACGACAAGGATAAAGCACTCAAGTATATCAACGCATGGATACCACGAGTTGACGCGTCTTGA
- a CDS encoding BRO-N domain-containing protein: MKLTLCIRRLNKQTFDFYVNEHNQMFMTQQQIADVLGYSSKKSVRTILHRHKFLDDLYYAHYIDIEAGNGQVFPTKALNKYGLYELSLLSTRPEAESFRKFLRDQEEFK, encoded by the coding sequence ATGAAATTAACACTCTGTATAAGGAGGTTGAACAAACAAACATTTGATTTTTACGTCAATGAGCATAACCAAATGTTCATGACACAACAGCAAATTGCAGATGTTTTAGGATACAGCAGTAAAAAGAGTGTTAGAACAATACTACATCGTCACAAGTTTTTAGATGATCTGTATTATGCGCACTACATAGACATTGAAGCTGGTAATGGACAAGTTTTTCCCACGAAGGCACTTAACAAATACGGACTATACGAATTATCACTTTTATCAACACGACCAGAAGCCGAGAGTTTTAGAAAATTTCTAAGAGATCAGGAGGAGTTTAAATGA